In Rhodoferax koreense, a genomic segment contains:
- a CDS encoding c-type cytochrome translates to MNLRPLLLLAAWLLLGPADAAPPAFEDSIAQRTLACTACHGKEGRAAADGYYPRIAGKPAGYLYHQLLNFRDNRRHYGLMTQMVDPLSDAYLMEIAQYFSSLDLPYPLPQPSSAGAEVLRRGQQLAVQGDAARQVPACAQCHGAALTGVAPNIPGLLGLPRDYLNAQLGAWRTGQRRAHAPDCMAAVATQLAPEDINAVTNWLAAQPLPADTHPAGAMLALRPGARAIACGSAPQPAGTRP, encoded by the coding sequence ATGAACCTGCGCCCCCTCCTCTTGCTGGCCGCGTGGCTGCTCCTCGGCCCGGCCGATGCGGCCCCGCCCGCGTTCGAAGACAGCATCGCCCAGCGCACGCTGGCCTGCACCGCCTGCCACGGCAAGGAAGGCCGGGCCGCGGCCGACGGCTATTACCCGCGCATCGCCGGCAAACCGGCCGGCTACCTGTACCACCAATTGCTCAACTTCCGCGACAACCGCCGCCACTACGGCCTCATGACGCAGATGGTCGACCCGCTGAGCGATGCCTACCTGATGGAGATCGCGCAGTATTTCTCGAGCCTCGACCTGCCCTATCCCCTGCCGCAGCCCAGCAGCGCCGGCGCCGAGGTGCTGCGGCGCGGCCAGCAACTGGCGGTACAGGGCGACGCCGCGCGCCAGGTGCCGGCCTGCGCCCAGTGCCACGGCGCGGCCCTCACCGGCGTGGCGCCGAACATTCCCGGCCTGCTCGGCCTGCCGCGCGACTACCTGAACGCCCAGCTCGGCGCCTGGCGTACCGGCCAGCGCCGCGCGCATGCGCCCGACTGCATGGCCGCGGTGGCGACGCAACTCGCACCCGAGGACATCAACGCCGTGACCAACTGGCTCGCGGCGCAACCGCTGCCGGCCGACACGCACCCGGCTGGCGCCATGCTGGCCCTGCGGCCCGGCGCACGCGCCATCGCCTGCGGCAGCGCGCCACAGCCGGCGGGGACGCGGCCATGA
- a CDS encoding PLP-dependent aminotransferase family protein, translating into MKRYETLAELLATDIRSGRRAPGSRLPSIRSLTAQHGVSPSTAFQAYYRLEEKGLVRARQRSGYYVTGAVALPVPPPRPAPAPAEVAAHIDVSELVFSVLGAAQQPGIVPLGSAFPSPELFPLQRLARSMARAVRFMQPWETVQHLPQGSAALRQQIARRYLALGMAQPAEELVVTSGAIEALNLCLAAVAEPGDLIAVESPGFYASLQALERLKMRALEIPVDPVHGLDLAALEQALARHPVKACWFMTTFQNPTGASLRDAQKRQLVALLAGCGIPLIEDDVYGELYFGHQPPLPAKAHDREGLVLHCSSFSKTLAPGYRVGWVAPGRFGQKIERLKLMTTLSASQPSQAALADYLQHGGYDKHLRRLRHMLESQKASLVAAIARHFPADVQVSQPEGGYFLWVTFAPGFDTLALHQQALALGISIAPGPIFSARRGFGHCVRLNFGHPWSERLEDAMATLGRLAHRLQSPVRR; encoded by the coding sequence ATGAAACGCTACGAAACGCTCGCCGAGCTGCTGGCCACCGACATCCGTTCCGGCCGGCGGGCGCCGGGCAGCCGCCTGCCTTCGATCCGCAGCCTCACGGCGCAGCATGGCGTCAGCCCGTCCACGGCGTTCCAGGCCTATTACCGGCTCGAGGAAAAGGGACTGGTGCGCGCGCGCCAGCGTTCGGGCTACTACGTCACCGGCGCCGTCGCCTTGCCGGTGCCGCCGCCGCGCCCCGCGCCTGCCCCGGCCGAGGTGGCGGCGCACATCGACGTGAGCGAACTGGTGTTCTCGGTGCTGGGCGCCGCGCAGCAGCCGGGCATCGTGCCGCTGGGCTCGGCCTTTCCTTCGCCGGAATTGTTCCCCCTGCAGCGGCTGGCCCGATCGATGGCCAGGGCCGTGCGTTTCATGCAGCCCTGGGAGACCGTGCAGCACCTGCCGCAGGGCAGCGCCGCACTGCGCCAGCAGATCGCGCGGCGTTACCTGGCACTGGGCATGGCCCAGCCGGCCGAGGAACTGGTGGTCACCAGCGGCGCGATCGAGGCGCTCAACCTGTGCCTGGCCGCGGTGGCCGAGCCCGGCGACCTGATCGCCGTCGAGTCCCCCGGCTTCTACGCCAGCCTGCAGGCGCTGGAGCGGCTGAAGATGCGCGCGCTGGAGATCCCGGTGGACCCCGTCCACGGGCTCGATCTGGCCGCGCTCGAACAGGCGCTGGCGCGGCATCCGGTCAAGGCCTGCTGGTTCATGACCACGTTCCAGAACCCCACGGGGGCGAGCCTGCGCGACGCACAGAAGCGCCAGTTGGTGGCGTTGCTGGCCGGCTGCGGCATTCCGCTGATCGAAGACGATGTCTATGGCGAGCTGTATTTCGGCCACCAGCCACCCCTACCGGCCAAGGCGCATGACCGCGAGGGCCTGGTGCTGCACTGCAGTTCGTTCAGCAAGACGCTGGCGCCCGGCTACCGCGTGGGCTGGGTGGCGCCGGGCCGCTTCGGGCAGAAGATCGAGCGGCTCAAGCTGATGACCACGCTCAGCGCCAGCCAGCCGTCCCAGGCCGCGCTGGCCGACTACCTGCAGCACGGCGGCTACGACAAACACCTGCGCCGGCTGCGGCACATGCTCGAATCGCAGAAGGCCAGCCTGGTGGCCGCCATCGCCCGGCATTTCCCGGCCGATGTGCAGGTCTCGCAGCCCGAAGGCGGCTACTTCCTGTGGGTGACGTTTGCGCCGGGCTTCGACACGCTGGCGCTGCATCAGCAGGCCCTGGCGCTGGGCATCAGCATCGCGCCCGGCCCGATCTTTTCCGCGCGGCGCGGCTTCGGCCATTGCGTGCGTCTGAATTTCGGCCACCCATGGAGCGAGCGGCTGGAAGACGCGATGGCCACGCTGGGCCGGCTGGCCCACCGCCTTCAAAGTCCCGTCAGAAGGTGA
- a CDS encoding 2Fe-2S iron-sulfur cluster-binding protein, whose product MTDPIADPVDGPPPARKPADVFTARLVSGATFPAPADLPLLVAAEHAGLNPPSSCRNGTCRTCIAQLTQGQVRYRIQWPGLSAEEKAEGYILPCVAYPVGDVVLRLGVTF is encoded by the coding sequence ATGACCGACCCGATTGCCGACCCCGTCGACGGCCCGCCTCCTGCGCGCAAGCCCGCCGACGTTTTTACCGCCCGCCTGGTCTCCGGCGCCACTTTCCCGGCCCCGGCCGACCTGCCGCTGCTGGTGGCGGCCGAGCACGCTGGCCTCAACCCGCCCAGTTCCTGCCGCAACGGCACCTGCCGCACCTGCATCGCCCAACTGACGCAGGGCCAGGTACGCTACCGCATCCAGTGGCCGGGCCTCAGCGCCGAGGAGAAGGCCGAGGGCTACATCCTGCCGTGTGTGGCCTACCCCGTGGGGGACGTGGTGCTGCGCCTGGGCGTCACCTTCTGA
- a CDS encoding efflux transporter outer membrane subunit, producing the protein MLPERSSYLKPAGLFVLAALSACTSTPPYERPAMAIPAAFREAPLYASWQAANTAAAEVPDDWWKLFGDPALDALQAQVALGNQSLQSSVAQYRAAQATLASSRGALWPSFGLGLDASRSGSNRNGTGTTTGSTGAGVNNSFSLTGTASWEVDLWGRLSGQVDTAQAQLQASRDDLAAAELSVRATLTQTYFSLRAAEAQSALLQDTLAAYQRSLDLTQNRYQGGVASAADVAQAQNQLKSTQAQRIEAESSRAQLEHALAVLLGRPPGGFSLPRTATLPAAPDAPLQLPAQLLERRPDIAAAERRVAAANAQIGVARTAFFPALTLSASTGYRGSVLADLVRAPNLVWSLGPALALTAFDGGQRQAAVDSARAAFDQATAGYRQAVLTALQEVEDNLVIAASLQDEAGVLSEALVAARRALEVTDNQYRAGTVSYLNVVSAQTAVLSAERSLLDVRNRRLAAIGQLLKNIAGRWDQAPVALRP; encoded by the coding sequence ATGCTGCCTGAGCGAAGTTCCTACCTGAAGCCGGCCGGCCTGTTTGTGCTGGCCGCGCTGTCGGCCTGCACCAGCACACCGCCCTACGAACGCCCGGCCATGGCAATACCCGCCGCGTTTCGCGAAGCCCCGCTGTACGCGTCATGGCAGGCCGCGAACACGGCCGCCGCCGAGGTACCCGACGACTGGTGGAAGCTGTTCGGCGACCCGGCGCTCGATGCGCTGCAGGCCCAGGTGGCGCTGGGCAACCAGAGCCTGCAGTCCAGCGTGGCGCAGTACCGCGCGGCCCAGGCGACGCTGGCCTCCAGCCGCGGCGCGCTGTGGCCGAGTTTCGGCCTGGGCCTGGACGCATCGCGCAGCGGCAGCAACCGCAACGGCACCGGTACGACCACCGGCAGCACCGGCGCCGGCGTGAACAACAGCTTCAGCCTCACCGGCACGGCGAGCTGGGAGGTCGATCTGTGGGGCCGGTTGTCGGGCCAGGTCGATACCGCGCAGGCGCAGCTGCAGGCCAGCCGCGATGACCTGGCCGCAGCCGAACTCTCGGTGCGCGCCACGCTGACGCAAACCTATTTCTCGCTGCGGGCCGCCGAGGCCCAGTCCGCCCTGCTGCAGGACACGCTGGCCGCCTACCAGCGCTCGCTCGATCTCACGCAGAACCGCTACCAGGGTGGGGTGGCCTCGGCCGCCGACGTGGCCCAGGCGCAGAACCAGCTCAAGTCCACGCAGGCGCAGCGCATCGAAGCCGAAAGCAGCCGGGCCCAGCTCGAACACGCGTTGGCCGTGCTGCTCGGCCGCCCGCCCGGGGGCTTCAGCCTGCCGCGCACCGCGACCTTGCCCGCCGCACCGGACGCGCCGCTGCAGTTGCCCGCGCAACTGCTCGAACGGCGGCCCGACATCGCGGCCGCCGAGCGCCGCGTGGCGGCAGCCAATGCGCAGATCGGCGTGGCGCGCACGGCGTTCTTCCCCGCGCTCACGCTCTCGGCCAGCACCGGCTACCGCGGCAGCGTGCTGGCCGACCTGGTGCGCGCGCCCAACCTGGTCTGGTCGCTCGGGCCGGCCCTGGCGCTCACCGCGTTCGATGGCGGCCAGCGCCAGGCCGCAGTCGATTCGGCGCGCGCCGCCTTCGACCAAGCGACCGCCGGCTACCGCCAGGCCGTGCTCACGGCGTTGCAGGAGGTGGAAGACAACCTGGTCATCGCCGCCAGCCTGCAGGACGAGGCGGGCGTGTTGTCCGAGGCGCTGGTGGCCGCGCGGCGCGCGCTCGAAGTGACCGACAACCAGTACCGCGCCGGCACCGTGAGCTACCTCAACGTGGTCTCGGCGCAGACGGCGGTGCTGAGTGCCGAGCGCAGCCTGCTCGACGTGCGCAACCGGCGCCTGGCGGCCATCGGCCAGTTGCTGAAGAACATCGCGGGCCGCTGGGACCAGGCGCCCGTGGCGCTGCGGCCCTAA